A stretch of Bacillus pseudomycoides DNA encodes these proteins:
- a CDS encoding iron-sulfur cluster biosynthesis family protein has protein sequence MYITVTDAAYKKIVDTIPSEAKFIKLFYDNEGCGCVMSGIIDLVAVAEKDERDVDIESNQLQFIADRTKLVFMDDKLTVDLHESGGHFQLKSPSQFYNPNMKLHIRV, from the coding sequence ATGTACATTACTGTAACAGATGCAGCATATAAAAAGATTGTGGATACGATTCCAAGCGAAGCGAAGTTTATAAAATTATTTTATGATAATGAAGGATGCGGCTGTGTGATGAGCGGAATTATTGATTTAGTAGCTGTAGCAGAGAAAGATGAACGTGATGTAGATATTGAATCCAATCAATTGCAGTTTATTGCGGATCGTACGAAGCTTGTTTTTATGGATGATAAGTTGACTGTTGATCTACATGAATCAGGAGGACATTTTCAATTGAAAAGTCCAAGCCAATTTTATAATCCGAATATGAAACTTCATATTCGAGTATAA
- a CDS encoding DMT family transporter, with amino-acid sequence MRRWGIELLLLSVVIIWGVNYTIGKYGLEEFTAIEFTALRMITAAPLLLLLTFYIEKSLHMEVRDIPRLIVVSVVGIVLYQTLFMETIKYTSATNASLLISISPIFTTMFAVFLKQEKFSQRKLVGSIIACTGAALVLLAGHSLAGSFYGNGIGLITSICWGVYPVLVGPLIKKYSALRVTAWSAVVGAIPLVMLSGPHVFLLPFQIEQGMSWFALLYSIFFVTVFGLVIWYVGVQKIGASHTMVYMYITPLVAVVFAAIWAKEHISLQQMIGGCIIFLGLWFVKSEKFDAQHIASEHISK; translated from the coding sequence ATGAGAAGATGGGGGATTGAATTATTACTTTTAAGTGTCGTCATCATTTGGGGTGTAAACTACACGATCGGAAAGTATGGACTTGAGGAGTTTACAGCAATTGAGTTTACTGCGCTCCGGATGATTACAGCAGCACCGCTATTATTATTACTTACATTTTATATTGAAAAGTCATTGCATATGGAAGTAAGGGATATACCAAGGCTCATTGTAGTAAGTGTTGTGGGAATCGTGCTGTATCAAACATTATTTATGGAAACCATCAAATATACATCTGCTACGAATGCTTCCTTACTCATTTCTATTTCACCTATTTTTACAACGATGTTTGCAGTTTTTTTGAAACAAGAGAAGTTTTCTCAGCGAAAGTTAGTCGGTTCTATTATAGCCTGCACTGGTGCGGCTCTTGTGTTATTAGCTGGACATTCGCTCGCGGGGTCTTTTTATGGGAATGGAATTGGACTCATTACATCGATATGCTGGGGAGTATATCCAGTTTTAGTAGGACCACTTATTAAAAAATATTCGGCACTCCGCGTGACTGCATGGTCAGCAGTTGTTGGAGCAATTCCGCTTGTTATGCTGAGCGGTCCACATGTTTTTTTGTTGCCATTCCAAATTGAACAAGGGATGTCATGGTTTGCACTACTATATTCTATTTTCTTTGTAACGGTATTTGGTTTAGTCATTTGGTATGTTGGGGTTCAAAAAATTGGTGCTTCACATACGATGGTATATATGTACATTACACCGCTTGTTGCGGTTGTATTTGCGGCGATATGGGCGAAAGAACATATTTCGTTGCAACAAATGATTGGCGGTTGTATTATCTTTCTCGGCTTATGGTTTGTAAAGTCTGAAAAATTTGATGCGCAGCATATCGCATCAGAACATATATCAAAATAG
- a CDS encoding Nif3-like dinuclear metal center hexameric protein, giving the protein MPALKEIQIALDSLFQIKKYGKDGAFSRFIPAVYNPINFPWQQFFETDFVQNFNGLMIKGSETVNTVFLAVFPTDDVLETFISQSKTGDLLFMHHPLVMECGDPLGKSGRGFVPIPTHYLQEIKDKDLSIYTCHVPMDHHQTYGTSIAIAKALEADIVDGFAYDGKDTPCGLICEIPETTTTRNLEQQLKELFHIPYVDFEGKRHESITKIAIVAGCGDKVDLLKEAEEKGAEAYITGEIHCHIDNEYGKHKYSLIMDYVKETNMSLIGVSHSASEYLVKKTLMRDWFIENFSADVVLLPQKRWWY; this is encoded by the coding sequence ATGCCAGCTTTAAAAGAAATACAAATTGCACTAGATTCTTTATTCCAAATTAAAAAATACGGAAAAGACGGTGCCTTTAGCCGTTTTATTCCAGCTGTTTACAATCCGATTAATTTTCCTTGGCAACAATTTTTCGAAACAGACTTTGTACAGAATTTTAACGGACTTATGATAAAAGGTTCTGAAACTGTAAATACCGTCTTTTTAGCTGTATTCCCAACAGATGATGTTCTTGAAACATTCATCTCGCAATCAAAGACAGGTGATTTACTCTTTATGCATCATCCTCTTGTGATGGAATGCGGTGATCCACTTGGAAAATCTGGACGTGGTTTTGTACCAATCCCAACACATTATTTACAAGAAATCAAAGATAAAGACCTTTCTATTTATACATGCCACGTGCCAATGGATCATCATCAAACATATGGAACAAGCATTGCGATTGCTAAAGCTCTAGAGGCCGATATAGTAGATGGGTTTGCTTATGATGGTAAGGATACACCTTGTGGGCTCATTTGCGAAATTCCTGAAACAACAACAACAAGAAACCTCGAACAACAACTAAAAGAACTCTTCCACATTCCATACGTAGACTTTGAAGGAAAACGCCATGAATCTATCACAAAAATTGCCATTGTTGCTGGATGCGGTGATAAAGTAGATCTTCTCAAAGAAGCAGAAGAAAAAGGCGCTGAGGCGTATATTACAGGTGAAATTCATTGCCATATCGATAATGAATACGGCAAACATAAGTATTCATTAATTATGGACTATGTGAAAGAAACGAATATGTCACTTATCGGTGTATCACATTCAGCTTCTGAATATTTAGTGAAGAAGACATTAATGCGTGATTGGTTTATAGAAAACTTTAGTGCAGACGTTGTTTTGCTGCCGCAGAAAAGATGGTGGTATTAA
- a CDS encoding ATP synthase subunit I: protein MISMSLRSFKIQMYYLLGAMLLGWAMTPFSAHFLGAGIGLLVSMYCVWILGRRIEKLGDSIVKKSKAPTLGMVNRFAAAILGAIIMYEIEHHMVMWAFAVGIMGGYFLIVINLGYYSMKDARK from the coding sequence ATGATTAGTATGTCACTAAGGTCATTTAAAATCCAAATGTATTATTTGCTAGGTGCAATGCTATTAGGTTGGGCGATGACACCTTTTTCTGCTCACTTTTTAGGTGCTGGGATTGGTTTACTCGTTAGTATGTATTGCGTTTGGATTTTAGGCAGACGTATTGAAAAGCTTGGAGATAGTATTGTAAAAAAGAGTAAAGCACCAACACTTGGTATGGTTAATCGTTTTGCAGCAGCGATACTAGGTGCAATTATTATGTATGAAATTGAACACCATATGGTTATGTGGGCGTTTGCAGTTGGGATTATGGGCGGTTATTTTTTAATTGTTATTAATTTAGGATACTATAGCATGAAAGATGCGAGGAAATAG
- the pckA gene encoding phosphoenolpyruvate carboxykinase (ATP) codes for MSTVNVQIGLHELLNGSNAQVQLSVPQLVEKVLMRNEGKLTSTGAVSASTGKYTGRSPKDKFIVKEASVADKIAWGSVNQPISEEHFNKLYTKVLEYLKEKEELFVFKGFAGADRNYRLPLQVINEYAWHNLFVHQLFIRPTEEELANHESEFTIVSAPSFKADPEIDGTNSEAFIMVSFEKRIVLIGGTEYAGEMKKSIFSIMNFLLPEQDILSMHCSANVGEEGDVALFFGLSGTGKTTLSADPHRKLIGDDEHGWSDNGVFNIEGGCYAKCINLSHEKEPQIFDAITFGSVLENVVIDNQTRIADYNDTTLTENTRAAYPIDAIDNIVVPSVAGHPNTIIFLTADASGVLPPISKLNKEQAMYHFLSGYTSKLAGTERGVTSPQATFSTCFGSPFLPLDASRYAEMLGEKIEKHDAKVFLVNTGWTGGEYGVGKRMNLGYTRAMVQSALNGELDNAETAKHDIFGLEVPLHVPGVPDEVLMPEQTWADKAAYKAKAIELADKFKENFKKFENVSESIIKLGGPIA; via the coding sequence ATGAGTACTGTGAATGTCCAAATTGGATTACACGAATTACTGAACGGAAGCAATGCACAGGTTCAACTAAGCGTTCCACAATTAGTGGAAAAAGTACTAATGAGAAATGAAGGAAAATTAACTTCTACTGGTGCCGTCTCTGCTTCTACAGGAAAGTATACAGGACGTTCTCCTAAAGATAAATTCATTGTGAAAGAAGCATCGGTTGCCGATAAGATTGCTTGGGGATCTGTAAACCAACCGATTTCTGAAGAACATTTTAATAAATTATATACAAAAGTATTAGAGTACTTAAAGGAAAAAGAAGAATTATTCGTATTTAAAGGGTTCGCTGGTGCTGATCGTAACTATCGTCTTCCATTACAAGTTATTAACGAATATGCATGGCACAATTTATTTGTACATCAATTATTTATTCGTCCAACTGAAGAAGAATTAGCAAATCATGAATCTGAGTTCACAATTGTTTCTGCACCAAGCTTTAAAGCAGATCCAGAGATTGACGGCACAAACTCTGAAGCATTTATCATGGTTTCGTTTGAAAAACGCATCGTATTAATCGGTGGTACGGAATACGCTGGAGAAATGAAAAAATCAATCTTCTCCATCATGAACTTCTTACTTCCAGAACAAGATATTTTATCTATGCACTGCTCTGCAAACGTAGGTGAAGAAGGCGATGTTGCTTTATTCTTCGGTTTATCTGGAACAGGTAAAACAACACTATCTGCTGACCCACACCGCAAATTAATTGGTGACGATGAACACGGTTGGTCTGATAACGGCGTATTCAATATTGAAGGCGGTTGCTACGCAAAATGTATTAACCTTTCTCATGAGAAAGAGCCACAAATTTTTGATGCAATTACATTTGGATCAGTGCTTGAGAACGTTGTAATTGATAACCAAACACGTATTGCAGATTATAATGATACTACATTAACAGAAAATACACGTGCTGCATACCCAATTGATGCGATTGATAATATCGTAGTGCCAAGTGTTGCGGGACATCCAAATACAATTATTTTCTTAACTGCTGATGCATCTGGAGTATTACCTCCAATCAGTAAATTAAATAAAGAGCAAGCTATGTACCATTTCTTAAGCGGTTACACTAGTAAACTAGCTGGAACTGAGCGCGGCGTAACATCTCCACAAGCGACATTCTCAACTTGCTTCGGTTCTCCATTCTTACCACTTGATGCATCTCGTTATGCTGAAATGCTTGGTGAGAAAATCGAGAAACACGATGCAAAAGTATTCCTAGTGAACACTGGCTGGACTGGCGGCGAATACGGCGTTGGAAAACGTATGAACTTAGGTTACACTCGTGCAATGGTACAATCAGCATTAAACGGCGAGCTTGATAACGCTGAAACAGCAAAACATGACATCTTCGGTCTTGAAGTTCCACTTCATGTACCAGGTGTACCTGATGAAGTATTAATGCCTGAACAAACATGGGCTGATAAAGCAGCTTACAAAGCAAAAGCAATCGAACTTGCAGATAAATTCAAAGAAAACTTCAAAAAGTTCGAGAACGTTTCTGAAAGCATTATCAAATTAGGCGGTCCAATCGCTTAA